Part of the Onthophagus taurus isolate NC chromosome 11, IU_Otau_3.0, whole genome shotgun sequence genome is shown below.
attgatttttttgggACTGCTACTTTTGACATCACTCCAAGTCGAGATAAAGCACTctaaaaaaaacagaaaatttaatttaaatatctaTACTTCGGGGTCCTGGGGGGAAGATTAGATATGGTAAAGAAGAGAGGAGGGAATATTACAACAGGACGAGTTATTCGGAGGCAGAGATAAACAACAAAAGTAGGGAAAGGGTGGTGATGTGGGGGGAGGTAAGCGACAGGGATCCAAAGACAGGAGAGAAGGACGCAGATAAGAGAGGGAAGGTACAATGAAAGATATGGGAACATAATAATGGAAGGGCTTCCAAAATACTTGGTAAAGAAGGGAAGTGAGGAAGGGAAGAGATTGGTGGCCAGATTTCGGTGTGATAATGAGGAGAGATCGAACAGGTACTGGGCGGATGATGTGGAGAGGATTTGGAGACGCTAGAAGATATGTTGAGGGGATGCAGTGAGCTGAGAGAAGAAGAGAAGGCGGGGGATGGACGAGGAACGGAGGGGGATAAGGGAAGTTAAGGTTGGTTTATCATATATTGTACagaaaactgtaaatttttagttaacaataaaaattcttatatacaggtgtcccgaaactcaacgtcaagcaggcaccgggtgagaggccaacccatatctgttctggtaaaaataagacaAACATTTCTTGTctcttacaagggaagtgtcacgactgtgtctcaccgatttcgatgaaatttggtacagtcatagaattggtcaaaataaggttcgtacatttttttatacgtgcggtaaaagcccctggagcgagttataggggttaaaagtttggagaaaaagtacgttttcacttatattttgaaaacgaaaagtgctatcaaaatttcgtaaattgtagctgatattcattttaaaagagctttcttttgatgtatcacacatataccagaggCTTAAAAGGGgagaactacccctattttttcaGGTTTATTTaaggggttaacatgtaactaCTTTTCGTGAGAATGATGTGATCAAactgtcaggtattttgaaaatattttaaacaaatccgtaaattagtcgtacagtaacatttttagtcTAAAGTAAGGCATATATGACATGTGGGGGTAGTGGGGGTTAACTACCCcctaagaattaattttattctagGCGTTACTTGTCGAGTTTGGCGAAATATGTCACGGTATTTGTTTTGTATGtgaagcaaaaatgtttgaaaatggttataagggcTGGAAATTTTTCCATACCTTGAAACTAAATACATCTAGGGACTGTATTTGACCggttgtccctgcaggtatggataagtgtttaaaattagtgtcTAATGGAGTTActtcactaataacttcaggacaatggccaacccaagaatctaataataataatgatgtaccaaatttcatcgaAATCGACAGTGTCACGAATGAGACACAATCGTGACACTTTCCTTGTTAGTTAAGTGGTAaaagacatatttttgaaaatgttaaaaatcctTCCAATACATCATATCTTTACGTACCAGGGTCAGAAATGTTCGCGATTGAACAGTGATTTTTTTACTGCTACTACTTTTTGCTGCTTTGCTACTGTAGAagtcacaaatcaaacaacaaaagtcgttagtttttagaaaaataatattagttTGATGAGTTaagattaaaagaatttatgtctattaaattaagttggtttggcaagtaattttaaaagatgaatgaatttttgtatTGTGAAGAAAATGTTGATATGAAACACCATCattaatcataaattatagatttttaGCTTTAGTTTGGTACAAAAATCATCTCATTACTCCTTCAAATAAAGTCAGAAttagtgattaaattttttaattcataaaattgtCGTATCAAAAAATGCGAATTGATTTTGTTCATTATCTCAACTATTTCATTATAAAGATATGAATAACcattaataaacttaaattttaaaccatcagctttaatttgagacataaatcacCTCTTCATctcaataaataaagtcagaatgatgttttaaagttttagtgtttttactcaaaattaggttaaatttaaatgtgttatatcattatttttgtattgtaaagaaaatgttgatatGAAACACCATCATTAATCttaaattatagatttttagctttattttgatacaaaaatgatCTCATTACTCCTTCAAATAAAGTCGGAATGAGTCATTGAACTTCTTCAATTCATAAAATTGTCGTATCAAAAAATGCGAATTGATTTCGTCCATTATCTGAACTATGTCATTATGAAGATATGGATAACcattaataaacttaaattttaaaccacaagctttaatttgagacataaatcacttcttcatcaaaacaaatagagccaaaatgattttttatagttttcttCAATCCATAAAATTAGTCATGTCAAAAAATGCGAATTGATTTTGtgaattatttcaattatttcattataaagaTATTAATAACCATTAATAAACGTAAATTTTAAAccatcagctttaatttgagacataaattaCTGCTTCATCTCAACAAATAAAGTCAGCATGAGTCATTGAATTTCTCCAATTCATAAAATTgttgtcaaaaatcaaaaaatgagaaTTTATTTCGTCTATTATCTGAACTATATCATTATAAAGATATGGATAACcattaataaacttaaattttaactcaccagctttaatttgaggcATAAATCACCTCTTCATCTCAACAAATAGAgccaaaaagattttttgaagttttcttcAATCCATAAAATTAGTCATGTCAAAAAATGCgaattgattttgttaattatctCAACTATTTCATTATAAAGATATGGATAACcattaataaacttaaattttaaaccatcagctttaatttgaaacataaATCACCTCTTCATctcaataaataaagtcagaatgattttttaaagttttagtgtttttactcaaaattaggttaaatttatatatgttaatatcattatttttgtattgtaaagaaaatgttgatatGAAACACCATCATTAATCttaaattatagatttttagctttattttgatacaaaaatcaTCTCATTACTCCTTCAAATAAAGTCAGCATAAGTCATTGAATTTCTTCAATTCATAAAATTGTCGTATCAAAAAATGCGAATTGATTTCGTCCATTATTTGAACTATATCATTGTAAAGATATGGATAACcattaataaacttaaattttaaaccacaagctttaatttgagacataaatcacttcttcatcaaaacaaatagagccaaaatgattttttatagttttcttCAATCCATAAAATTAGTCATGTCAAAAAATGCgaattgattttgttaattatctCAACTATTTCACTATAAAGATATTAATAACcattaataaacttaaattttaaaccatcagctttaatttgagacataaatcacCTCTTCATctcaataaataaagtcagaatgattttttaaagttttagtgtttttactcaaaattaggttaaatttaaatgtgttatatcattatttttgtattgtaaagaaaatgttgatatGAAACACCATCATTAATCTTAAATCATagatttttagctttattttgatacaaaaatgatCTCATTACTCCTTCAAATAGTCAGAATGAGTCATTGAACTTCTTCAATTCATAAAATTGTCGTATCAAAAAATGCGAATTGATTTCGTCTATTATCTGAGCTATATGATTATGAAGATATGGATAACcattaataaacttaaattttaaaccatcagctttaatttgagacataaatcacCTCTTCATCTCAACAAATAGAgccaaaatgattttttgaagttttcttcaattaaaaaatgcgAATTGATTTTGTCCATTATCTCAACTATTTCATTTTGAAGATATGGATaaccttaaattttaaaccacatttctctgtagatattgaatggcacatcttctaacaaagttgttaaattattttggaggaaatacaaataacatacaaaagtatgaattttttaaataacgcgttctttgcagaaaaacaggcaataatattttttaagaaaagaaaaatggcaagtgttgtaccatttttgaattttgactAAACAgaccatcttttaaaatcacttgccaagggtgttgtaAGATAAATcctttcaaccttaactcaaatttatatttttttttgcaaaactaacgacttttgttgtttgatttgtgactTCTATAGTAGCATGGTTCATAAGGaacacattattaaaaaaatcactgttAAATTGCCAACATTTCTGACCCTAGTAcctaaagattttcaaaaatatgtttattaccacttaactaagagacacCTCACCTGGTGCCTACTTGACATTTTTTAgagtataatttaaataaaaattattttttgtaattacttCTCTTGTTCCACGTTCTATTCTTTCTACTCTCTCTTCTGATTCATCTTTATCTCCTTTAAACAATCTTTTCCGATCAATTTTTTCATGGCGTTTAACccctaataatttttcttcttcgcGTCTTATCTCGCTTAAactaattttcgatttttttagcCCACTTCTAAAATCGATATCGTCACTAATTCGTCGTTTTCCGAGCCGTTCAAGCGCAGATTTTTTCCTAGGAATATTATTGTCTAAATCGAAAACAATCCTCGAgtgttctttaattttatgggGTGAAACTTCCTCCGAATTTTCAACGTTTTTTTGAGGCATTGGAGGAGTAAGAGATTCATCAATAACATTAACTTTGCGTAATTGTTCTTTAAGTTTTTCCCGTTTATTTATGGATTGTTCATTGGGAAATAAATCGTCTGGTTCTGCTttaaggtttaaaaaatcatcctCAGATTCGCTATGAACAACCACACCTAAACGACTTTTCGcacttttaatttgtttctctAATATCCTTAATTCAGTTTCTGTTGATGAATTTACTTCGGTTATTGTGGGTATATCAAATCCATCTCCATCGTTTAATGAAGATGTTGTGTCTTGAATGGTTACTTTCCGAATTTCTGGTAATTTTATATTCATGGGGAGATCATCTGTTAGAGATTTTACCGATTcctctttaatattaatatctagtttttttaatttcttgttttttgagtcttttttttcttttttgacatgCTTTTCTAATTCAGGATCTTCTATTTTTCGctttgttgattttttaaaaacatcttgaattgaaaagattaaattatattaaataataattttaaaaaacttacttGGATTAGTAACATGAActtcttttaacttttttagtaCTATATGTAACCATTCAACAAATGTACTAGTCTTAGAgcctaaaaataattgtaaatccTCATTCATTTGTGATTTAGTACGTTTATTTGCGACCATAACCATGATATAATCAGGGAGTTCATCATCTAAAAACCACCCCAAATcaaggaaaatttattaaaattagattttattccataatattaataaaaataaatctgttAAATCGTTCTTACCCACGTAACACTCCAATTCCATTAGTTTCGCTTTAATTGCGgactaaaatcaaaaataacacccataacataacctcactttttcatTAAGTAACGGTATTAAACGATTCGCAATACTCACCCTCATTTTTTGACCAACTTCTACTCCTATGTCGGTCATTTTGGGGGTATTTGGGGACGTGCGATGTTTTAATGCGGGTTAATCACGATTTTTTAGAGTTCAAAACCATTTTTGGACCATTTTGGCATGTCAAGAAGCGGCACTTTTATTGTATACAGAGTGATTCAAAAcgaatcttttttatttattaacttgacaacatttaattaatttctatttagaaattttatgaCGGAACATTTATTGCGATTAAAACAACactttttcaatatttccatttatatttaaaaagaaaattaaataaattaatatctaaTATGTACCGTTGCCATGGCAACAGGGGCTGAATTTTAAATACACCCTGTATGATAATAAGTTATAGCCTTCATTAACaatgtttattaagaaactaattctgattaaaaataactttttttggttattataaatgtttattttaaagaaaaaacaacatttaaagatataaacataacctaaaatttattttgacattaaaaagcGACATCTCTTATTGAAcctaatatttaataaaatggacGGAATAGTTaatacttaatttaaaaataaaatgttattattcgatgtttaaataaagatcCTTAATATCTATGggtattaacttttttaaattaactttttcggTGCACATCGGACAGTTTTCATTTGCATCCAACATcctattaatcaaaaataattttagtataTGCAACCAAGTATACACACAAAAtcttactttttaaattcggTTAAAATTGCAGGAAAATTGCACTCAGGGCAAATAGTTAGATCATTCTTTACAACATGACGgccctaaaaaataaaataatcataaaacttACCAAAAAATCATCCTTCTTTACTCACAGTAACGATACAAAATGGTACATTAGTTTTGCATTGAGTACAAAAAGTTTCTGATTCGCTTAATAATCCTTCGCAATACGGACAGGGTGTTAATTTTTCAGGGGGATCCTCATTGGTTTTTCCATCGCTACTTTTCGGAGGTTTTCTTACAACCCCCTCAATTTTCTTAGCATATTTTTGATCGATTTGTTTTCGATAATCAGGATTCATTAAAATCGTCGCAAATTTGTAAGCTGCAAAACGCAATTCAGCCCGATGGCACTCAATTACCGTCGAGGTCAAAATGGGAACGATATCTAtcaataaaaagatattaataaagaaaaactaattaataataatcttatttTACGTGATGGAAACTTTGAAATGTTACTAGCAACTCGAATTAACATTTTCGCCCCTTTTAAATGGTCCCCATTCTTAACGTGTAATCTCACTAAAATGTAACTATGCAACAACATTAAATTCGAATACATTTCGAAAGGAATTTTAATCCCGTTTTGTCGTAATTCTTGGTACATTGCGAATAAAACATCGTGAGCTGTTCGATAATTTCCATTAATTTGTTCTTCATTCGCGATAATTATCGCCGATTTGGCTGCTTCTTTAAAACGTTTTCTAGCCATATACAAtcgaaataaatgtttgggATCTTTAGGAATCCCATCGGACTCCCCCAAAAGAAATTCAACCAATTGATTTGCTAAAACGTCATCGTTCGAGGAAGCAACAGCATCGATCGCGGTTGAAATCGCTTCTTGTTCATCAGTTTTTGATGCTttcaataaatgttttaacgCTTTTTGGTAATCTTTGCCgtggaaaaaatattttccagcTAATAAGTCATTACCGGTTTCGAAATATCGAGCTAAACGATTAAAATCTTCCGGATTAATTTCGTCGGGGgttaaagtatttaataaaacatctcCGTATAAGTTTAATTTTCCGTGTTTTTTCGCCAAATCGAAAGCTTCTTGGTTGCATTTTGAAAGGATTAAAAATCGGATTGATGACGCGtaatcgtttaattttaaaaagaatttcgcTACTAATTTTGCCCCTTCAACACTCCGAGTTTCTTGAACTAATTCAACAGCTAATTCCGGGTTATTTAATTGATCTAATTGTAACCGCACCACAGAATCGTAATCTTTACCAGAATAATAAGCTTTAACGGCTTCCTCAAACTTTCCTTCAGCTTCTTTTGCTTTAGcgaattgtataaaaattttaggcgATGATATTTTTGGCAATAAACGTTCAATtttgaaccaatttttttgttttatataattcTTTGCGGCCCTTTCGTAAAGTTCCGCTTTTTCGTAAAAATTGGCCGAATCATTGAATTGTTTCTTTAACTCTAATAATTCAGCGCATTCCTTGTATAAAATTGAGTTATTTAAATCGATCGCAATATTCATTCCGTGTTTATAATTTCCCGATCGAATTGCTGTCCTTGCAATGCCTGATTTACAAACGAAAACGTGTTCTTGTGACGAATTTCGATCTTGTAGACCTTTTTCGTAATGAAGAAAAGCTTCAGAAAAGTTTCcactaaaataaatcaataataatttaaggaaaaattttaaatacattcaAATTTACGTAAATTCTAATTGTTGAGCGTATTCTCTAGAAATAAATGGAATTTGATCCGGTGCCATTTTCTTTGCTAATTGTAAGGCGTGATCCCATTGTAAAAGATCACGGCGCATTTCCAACGCGGATTCTGGTTTCGATGACTTCAAAAACGACTCTTGCGCCCTATCGAAATCGTCGAGGAACATCATCGCGACGTATCCCGCTAATAACTTTGAATCTTCCACGTCCGAAATTTCCTCGAGAGCCAAAATCGTCGCGGAATCCTCTAATTGTTTATAAACGCGAATCGCAAACTCAATATCTAAAGTTGTTATTGCTTTTTTCGCCAATTTTTTCCACTGTTCTTTcgagtttaataataaacaagtttGAAAAGCGGACGGGAAactacaatttaataataacatattaaaaaactagCTTGACATGCACGAATTTAAGTTGAAtaagtgctttaagtcttacgatttttatgctattttttgtaattcgcgtttttaacctttttttttaacaaaaacaaaataaattttgacaatctagggaaataggtatgtagcagttggtaacacagtaacacttaaaaatagaaatttgaattgacaattagaaatgtcaaaacacaaaatgtattcacctgaaaaacaTGCTTCATGTACAggatggttcaaattcgatgtccgaataggttaactcggaaactataagagttagaaaaaaagtagcttacatcttacatgtcatgatctcgtttttcgagaaactgctaatgccgaaaacctcaaggcgctatcgtcttttgtttttcccctagaggccaaaactgaaaatatcgtaaaaccaacaagtgcaattatcttggttattattataggtggagtatttataactaagacattatatggacactttacAGAGAATTTTATGACgtagacaaaaaaaaatttcggttttagatcttgagatatcatgaaatttttttttaaatggcactgattattcgcttagtAAATTCGTTACTTTTTTctggttaaaaaaatatagggtttgacagatctatttcttattgttttagaataaagctaacaataaacttttttttagtgtcgtcaaagaaattatatttatagtttcctgtaaattataactaaaaattaaaaaaaaatatttttgatatttgaatcaaatacatttgttgaactatttaatttatatttattttacacaaaagctggaatagattgcattatttcacattttttgttactatttaatattattattaaatgacttaataaataattgatagATGGGgttcatatatttttttaaattgaaataaacatagcaacatttgtttgtattcaaaaattttctgaaatgtcaaataaaaaatcttgttttttaagatggattatgaaaattacgaaaagtttaacatgttagaatgttacatattagaaaataaagtaaattttatatacatttttagtagaataatttttagttatagtaccgtaatttacaggaaactgtaaatttcatttctttgacaacactaaaaaaaagtttatttttagctttattttaaaacaataagaaatagacctatctaaccccatatttttgtaatcagagaaaaagaacgaattttataagcaaataatcagtggttgtttctaTTTAATCGTTTCAtgttaatcgaaaatttttttttgactacgtcatcaaattctctgttaAAAAGTGTCcctataatgtcttagttatagctccacctataataataaccaagataattgcacttgttggtttaacgatattttcaattttggcattagcagtttctcgaaaaacgagattatGACAtgaagctactttttttttaactcttatagtttcctcTATTTATACACCTCCCAGAATAAGAGAAActgctcagagttcaatgtcctcatcattgtagtccttgtattcgatgctaagaacgtatTTAAACAtacatagacaaaaattgtcacattgacaactatactctgtttttaaaccaggaggagtattttaaatttgtcaccagattgaccttgcacgtgattggttgaatgcgaggaaggttcacacacaggcaattttgaattttgattttgaatttgaaggttaggtaattgataattcgacagtttcgtgtcattattgtatattttgtgttcttaaacccttttttattatattttgaaataaatacactcataacttcaatgttaatttgtatgtatagtgttgacgataacaaacgaaaataaatacaataataagtaaataaataaataataattattaatttaaatttaccgccaaaatatctagtgatattttctggtgatttttcccagtgtaaatctgactttcgcgtttactcctcctggtttaaaaacagagtatagttctactgcaagtgttagttctagttttaattgttattcagcgttaagttgtatatttttaagtttcgggtttagccctgtgtcttcagacgctgaatgttaggtaaggttagttttgtttacaaacattaattataccatgaagtattctttggcaattagtaatggcaattatagcgtgaagttttcttttgtaatgtcaattatagcgtgaaggaatgttaggtaaggttagttttgtttacaaacattaattataccttgaagttttctttggcaatttgtaatggcaattatagcgtgaagttttcttttgtaatgtcaattatagcgtgaaggaatgtgaggtaaggttagttttgtttacaaacattaattataccatgaagttttctttggcaattagtaatggcaattatagcgtgaagctttcttttgtaatgtcaattatagcgtgaaggaatgttaggtaaggttagttttgtttacaaacattaattataccttgaagttttctttggcaattatactctgtttttaaaccaggaggagtatttgtcaccagattgaccttgcacgtgattggttgaatgcgaggaaggttcacacacaggcaattttgaattttgattttgaatttgaaggttaggttattgataattcgacagttttgtgtcattattgtaaattttgtgttcttaaacccttctttattatattttgaaataaatacactcataacttcaatgttaatttgtatgtttagtgttgacgataacaaacgaaaataaatacaataataagtaaataaataaataataattattaatttaaatttaccgccaaaatatctagtgatattttctggtgatttttcctagtgtaaatctgactttcgcgtttactcctcctggtttaaaaacagagtatagaaaaattaatgacccaatgtctcCAACTTGAACtagttccataaaatgttactaaattCTCATTATAGCATcagatgctgtaaggagtctcattacagcacccgtttgagtaccgtaacagctttcattaccgtcgcgaattacaaaaaatatattaaaatatcttaaacgtAAAACAATGGAGTTGAACTTACTTATGTAAtgataattgtttattaaaaatgttttctaaatTCGCTGTGTCTTCGttatttccaatttgtttattatcgtGGTGGGTACTTAATATTACTCTAATTATTTGTCCCGAAGGTGCTGTACAGATAACTTCTCCAGAATACAGTAACAATGGTATTTGCTTCGATAAAAACGGTGTTTTTCCTAATTTTTGTATAGATGGAcctttaaaattagaaacagTGAATTAGTTTATTTcgaaactttaattattacattattttataggTATAATCTCGATTAATTCTATTATTTCATGTATTAAGTTACTGAGTGGGTAATAAAACAAgtcaaaagaaacaaaaaaaggaaaactgAATCCATCTAAATTGTTCTATCCTTTATCCCAACTTCCATTTTGCACCATGAGAAGATGCAAAAAGAATCcatgaaataacaaatatattaggaatgtgtgtcaaaattgaagagtagagagcaaaaaaaaatgccTCAGTGTAAAAGCTGCTAAGGTTGGAGTTACACCAAGTCTTACTGCcgcaaaaaaatgtgttaaatgcGCTGGTGAATAGAAGGAAGGAGTAGGATAATTCAAGACTGATTAAGGGGGAGGTACTGGGATATATTAGGCTCAGCGGTTTTCATGTGATAAGAAtcattaatcatatttttaattggagcgcgttatacatcacttgatGAAGCAACATAGCGTTAAATGGGAACACAATGACCAGTGACTTAGTGGCTCTACAGATTtaccaaaaatttctttccaaTACAGTGTACTTACCATAAACTGATAACTTTACATAAATATAAGTGTAAATATCCTGATTatcaaatacaataaaaacatttcgcTCTGTTACACAACTTTCCCAAAGAACACCTTTTACGTCATGAGTCATATCAGGTACCATAATCACTTCGTTAttaacctttaaaaaaaattcaaaagatGAAAGAATCgcataaaacaaaattaaaaagttaccGCATTAAATACATAACCCTGTTTCtttgaatcaataaaaatcaaacaagTTCCAGCCGGATCGACATAAATATCTAAAATACCAATTGCGTGCTTATACTCGATTGAAAAAGACCATTCttcaatacaaaaatatacgATATCACCCatctaaaa
Proteins encoded:
- the LOC111427981 gene encoding zinc finger CCCH domain-containing protein 14 produces the protein MTDIGVEVGQKMRSAIKAKLMELECYVDDELPDYIMVMVANKRTKSQMNEDLQLFLGSKTSTFVEWLHIVLKKLKEVHVTNPNVFKKSTKRKIEDPELEKHVKKEKKDSKNKKLKKLDINIKEESVKSLTDDLPMNIKLPEIRKVTIQDTTSSLNDGDGFDIPTITEVNSSTETELRILEKQIKSAKSRLGVVVHSESEDDFLNLKAEPDDLFPNEQSINKREKLKEQLRKVNVIDESLTPPMPQKNVENSEEVSPHKIKEHSRIVFDLDNNIPRKKSALERLGKRRISDDIDFRSGLKKSKISLSEIRREEEKLLGVKRHEKIDRKRLFKGDKDESEERVERIERGTRESALSRLGVMSKVAVPKKSITNEVVEEEVSPNKEVPSVVKVKPRVIPPNAPQANKNLLLKAVADAQRSIAQTPSIGTNSKPDALFTKKYKEKLAEKHSKRKSSPIKQKSKLQDIISHISKNVEPTNKQQGDSSEVEYVPKPLKRSESLTAQLQYIPSPKELKSDSDKNIQSPNFIVTLDGIDKTKYESTKSKFEFDGNDVEVDKNKVESEKNDVQKKRRTPSPIIFDKVTSPVKKSINVPDVLPKIHTSPLVKNKERCKYWPGCRQGEKCEFVHPSTACKAFPQCKFGDKCLYVHPNCKFESSCTRRDCPYNHSALNKSTVSRTPVQIQVQTCKFYPNCTNVHCTFFHPRPCKFGKFCKNQSECGFVHPRNTNLTWRSHLQV
- the LOC111427648 gene encoding WD repeat-containing protein 19, which translates into the protein MSGEKILFHLEQPHGSGDIYAAWQKGSGNYLVTTGVDSTLNIYDRYGQIKERIKLQSLCNGFAWDNDGDVLAILSQTAQLIIWDANSTRRQTIDIGLRDVLTFLVWNKTEPILAVGTIKGNVSIYNHHTSKRVPIIGKHTKKITCGAWSAENLLALGSEDKTISISNIDGDTLRVVSLRSEPAELQFSEIKLDERVGGENTVSVIVGKRTLYLYNLVDPENPIELAFQQHYGTIVTYKWFGDGYILVGFSTGYFIAISTHIKEVGQELFQIRNHKTNLSDISVSTEAGKVATCGDNVIKLHDLSNLQETSAVITLNEEIGVDRIGWSSDGQLLFVCTKSGSLNVYISYMPTLVSVCGPRIAILSSLMEVNLYNFKSDKSKLIPIPVTLEVEPSFISVGPYNLATGLNNRVWFYDLTRSHPYSENSPLLLKDREYLGGISGLKMNAEYVSVLYNGKIQMHMIETPEMEMDERESIIFPNENSSNVFITCHFLSTDFLIYGTDMGDIVYFCIEEWSFSIEYKHAIGILDIYVDPAGTCLIFIDSKKQGYVFNAVNNEVIMVPDMTHDVKGVLWESCVTERNVFIVFDNQDIYTYIYVKLSVYGPSIQKLGKTPFLSKQIPLLLYSGEVICTAPSGQIIRVILSTHHDNKQIGNNEDTANLENIFNKQLSLHNFPSAFQTCLLLNSKEQWKKLAKKAITTLDIEFAIRVYKQLEDSATILALEEISDVEDSKLLAGYVAMMFLDDFDRAQESFLKSSKPESALEMRRDLLQWDHALQLAKKMAPDQIPFISREYAQQLEFTGNFSEAFLHYEKGLQDRNSSQEHVFVCKSGIARTAIRSGNYKHGMNIAIDLNNSILYKECAELLELKKQFNDSANFYEKAELYERAAKNYIKQKNWFKIERLLPKISSPKIFIQFAKAKEAEGKFEEAVKAYYSGKDYDSVVRLQLDQLNNPELAVELVQETRSVEGAKLVAKFFLKLNDYASSIRFLILSKCNQEAFDLAKKHGKLNLYGDVLLNTLTPDEINPEDFNRLARYFETGNDLLAGKYFFHGKDYQKALKHLLKASKTDEQEAISTAIDAVASSNDDVLANQLVEFLLGESDGIPKDPKHLFRLYMARKRFKEAAKSAIIIANEEQINGNYRTAHDVLFAMYQELRQNGIKIPFEMYSNLMLLHSYILVRLHVKNGDHLKGAKMLIRVASNISKFPSHIVPILTSTVIECHRAELRFAAYKFATILMNPDYRKQIDQKYAKKIEGVVRKPPKSSDGKTNEDPPEKLTPCPYCEGLLSESETFCTQCKTNVPFCIVTGRHVVKNDLTICPECNFPAILTEFKKMLDANENCPMCTEKVNLKKLIPIDIKDLYLNIE